A part of Miscanthus floridulus cultivar M001 chromosome 6, ASM1932011v1, whole genome shotgun sequence genomic DNA contains:
- the LOC136461712 gene encoding receptor like protein 22-like, which produces MISLIDTEGDTIAPYLPSIEYLNFASCNLTELPAALRYLDTITDLDLSNNQIKGAIPSWVWENWKDQLNTLDLSHNMFTTLEKSPSLVHTTNLAFLDLSSNRLEGTIPIPVTGSEVVVLDYSNNSFSSIVSNFGRYLTNGFYINLSKNKLSGHIPASVCSLNKLDIMDLSYNYFDGPVPSCLVERGNLTLLKLRENRLHGVLPKNIGEGCKLQTIDLNGNRIEGTLPTSLENCQDLEFLDVGNNHIVGSFPSWLGTLPNLRVLVLRSNQLNGTIRDLHSVSKSNISFTSLQIIDLSTNHFSGYLHSELFEGLKSMMNNNNDMGEILEHNYTSTVSKNIYQDTITITYTNFDFILTKIQTTLKVIDFSDNSFHGPIPKSIGRLVSLHGLNVSHNNFTGQIPSQLGNLTRLESMDLSCNHLSGEIPQVLTSLTFLSWLNLSYNNLSGRIPQGNQFFSFPYSSFEGNAGLCGSQVSKQCDNPSSTTPKAIDHQESKSLWQDRLDAILLFTFVGLGFGVGFALAILSRTFHRVEGWICKHFCIHMYV; this is translated from the coding sequence ATGATATCACTCATAGACACCGAAGGTGATACTATAGCTCCTTATCTTCCTAGCATCGAGTACTTAAATTTTGCATCTTGCAATCTTACAGAACTTCCAGCTGCACTGAGATATCTTGACACTATTACAGACCTTGACCTTTCTAATAACCAAATTAAAGGGGCTATACCAAGTTGGGTGTGGGAGAACTGGAAGGACCAGCTTAACACTTTGGACCTTTCACACAATATGTTTACTACATTAGAGAAGTCACCTTCTCTTGTTCATACGACGAATTTAGCCTTTCTTGATCTAAGTTCTAATAGACTTGAAGGAACCATACCAATACCAGTAACCGGATCTGAGGTTGTTGTGTTGGATTACTCAAATAATAGCTTCTCCTCCATTGTATCTAACTTTGGTAGGTATCTTACGAATGGTTTCTATATCAATTTGTCCAAAAATAAATTAAGTGGTCATATACCAGCTTCGGTTTGTAGTTTGAACAAACTTGATATCATGGACTTATCTTACAACTACTTTGATGGACCAGTCCCATCATGTCTCGTAGAAAGAGGAAACCTGACTCTATTAAAATTAAGAGAAAACAGACTGCATGGGGTGCTGCCAAAAAATATTGGAGAAGGATGTAAGCTTCAAACAATAGATCTGAATGGAAATAGAATTGAAGGTACACTACCTACATCACTAGAAAATTGCCAAGACTTAGAGTTCCTTGATGTTGGTAATAATCATATTGTTGGTTCATTTCCATCTTGGCTGGGTACTCTTCCAAACCTTCGAGTTCTTGTATTGAGATCTAACCAACTCAATGGCACTATAAGGGATCTTCACAGTGTCAGTAAAAGTAATATAAGTTTCACAAGTTTGCAAATAATTGATTTATCCACCAACCATTTCTCTGGTTACTTGCATTCAGAATTGTTTGAGGGTTTAAAATCTATGATGAATAACAACAACGACATGGGAGAAATTTTAGAGCACAATTACACAAGCACGGTGTCAAAGAATATCTATCAAGacactatcactatcacatacacaaattttgattttattttgaccAAGATCCAGACCACTTTGAAAGTAATAGATTTCTCAGATAATTCATTTCATGGTCCCATTCCCAAGTCAATTGGTAGGCTTGTTTCACTCCATGGACTTAATGTGTCACACAACAACTTCACGGGACAGATTCCATCACAGCTTGGTAACTTGACTAGGCTGGAATCTATGGATCTCTCCTGTAACCATCTCTCAGGGGAAATCCCACAAGTTCTGACCTCTCTAACTTTTCTCAGTTGGCTGAATCTTTCATACAACAATTTGTCTGGAAGAATACCACAGGGAAACCAGTTCTTTTCTTTTCCATACAGTTCTTTTGAAGGCAACGCAGGCCTTTGTGGAAGTCAAGTGTCTAAACAATGTGACAATCCTAGTTCAACTACTCCAAAAGCGATAGACCATCAAGAATCCAAAAGTTTGTGGCAGGACAGACTTGACGCCATCCTTTTGTTCACATTTGTTGGCTTGGGGTTTGGAGTGGGTTTCGCATTGGCAATCTTGTCCAGAACCTTTCACCGCGTAGAAGGATGGATTTGCAAGCATTTCTGTATCCATATGTATGTGTAA
- the LOC136461711 gene encoding receptor-like protein 7, giving the protein MEQQTNSKMAPTKHRFPMLLLLLLCSYPAEAAAMINSTKAPCLPAQASSLLQLKGSFIVANARLSSWQAGTDCCHWEGIICNTGSGRVISLDLGGFNLMSHRLHPALFNLTSLRNLNLAFNDFTGVRFPASGFERLTDITHLNFSYSYFIGQIPSGISRLKNLVTLDFSDNGLYLKDPSFQTFMANMSNLRELFLDYVDLSSSGSTWSAVLGHSVPQLRILSLSQCGLSGSIHPSFSRLGELTTINFRYNYELYFQEPSFRTFMANMSNLRELRLDSVDLSSSGSTWSTALGHSVPQRRILSLSRCGLSGSIHRSFSRLRSLASINFGYNELSGKVPEYFSELSSLSSLDISGNHFEGQFPTEIFQLKSLTTLDLSENPMLFVRFTYFPAGNNLQNLNLVGTNFTYDTPLSFANLTSLQTLSLTTGTMAKELPTSIRFPSLNILGLEGPGLENPGSTTVQQIPSFIGNLTKLTSLTITGFNFSGPIPYQIGNLANLRELSIKGCDFSGFQIPSWIGNLTKLISLDISDNNYLSGPVPSTIGNLMQIKWLDLSRNNLTGNIPESLFALPALQYLYLDTNQLSGSLEDFPHPLYSGFSQIEEIDLSDNQLTGQIPESLFQLANLRFLYLHSNKLMGTIKLSSI; this is encoded by the exons ATGGAACAGCAAACCAATAGCAAGATGGCTCCCACTAAGCATCGCTTCCccatgctcctgctcctgctcctatgCTCCTACCCCGCAGAAGCTGCAGCCATGATCAACAGCACCAAAGCACCTTGTCTCCCAGCACAAGCTTCTTCCCTCCTCCAGCTAAAAGGTTCCTTCATCGTTGCCAACGCCCGCTTGTCATCATGGCAAGCTGGAACAGACTGCTGCCACTGGGAGGGCATCATCTGCAACACGGGCTCCGGGAGAGTCATTTCTCTTGACCTCGGTGGGTTCAACTTGATGAGCCATCGTCTACACCCTGCGCTCTTCAACCTCACCTCTCTCAGGAATCTCAACCTTGCTTTCAATGACTTCACTGGCGTCCGCTTCCCAGCATCTGGGTTTGAGCGGCTCACAGATATCACCCACCTCAACTTCTCCTATAGCTACTTTATTGGTCAGATCCCCAGTGGGATTTCCCGCCTCAAGAACCTTGTCACTCTTGATTTTTCTGATAACGGCTTGTATCTTAAAGATCCAAGTTTCCAAACTTTCATGGCAAATATGAGCAATTTGAGGGAGCTCTTTCTTGATTATGTGGATTTATCTAGCAGTGGGTCGACTTGGTCTGCTGTTTTGGGGCATTCAGTTCCTCAGCTACGGATTCTGAGCTTGTCTCAGTGTGGTTTATCAGGTTCTATTCACCCTTCCTTCTCAAGGCTTGGCGAACTGACAACAATCAACTTCAGGTATAACTATGAGTTGTATTTTCAAGAGCCAAGTTTCCGAACCTTCATGGCAAATATGAGCAATCTCAGGGAGCTCCGTCTTGATTCAGTGGATTTATCTAGCAGTGGGTCGACTTGGTCTACTGCTTTAGGGCACTCAGTTCCTCAGCGACGTATTCTTAGCTTGTCTCGGTGTGGTCTGTCAGGTTCTATTCACCGTTCCTTCTCAAGGCTTCGCTCACTGGCATCGATCAACTTCGGATACAACGAACTCAGTGGCAAAGTCCCTGAGTACTTTTCTGAACTGTCTTCCTTGAGCAGCCTTGACATATCAGGCAATCATTTTGAAGGGCAATTTCCAACCGAGATCTTCCAGCTAAAAAGTTTGACGACGCTTGATTTATCTGAGAACCCCATGCTTTTCGTGAGATTTACATATTTCCCAGCTGGAAACAATTTGCAGAACCTGAACCTAGTGGGGACCAACTTCACTTATGACACGCCACTCTCTTTTGCCAATCTGACGTCTCTCCAGACTTTGAGCCTTACCACGGGAACCATGGCCAAGGAACTCCCCACTTCAATAAGGTTTCCGTCACTGAATATACTGGGACTAGAGGGACCTGGCTTGGAAAATCCTGGTTCAACTACTGTGCAGCAAATACCATCATTTATAGGCAATCTTACAAAGTTGACATCATTGACCATTACTGGTTTCAATTTTTCTGGCCCAATACCGTACCAGATTGGAAATCTTGCCAATTTAAGAGAGTTGTCCATTAAAGGTTGTGACTTCTCTGGGTTCCAAATACCATCATGGATCGGCAATCTTACAAAGTTGATATCTCTGGACATTTCTGATAACAATTATTTATCTGGGCCAGTACCCTCAACAATTGGGAACCTGATGCAAATCAAATGGCTGGATCTTTCTAGGAACAACCTCACCG GAAACATTCCAGAGTCTTTGTTCGCCCTTCCAGCCCTGCAATATCTTTATCTTGATACGAATCAGCTTTCCGGTTCCTTGGAAGACTTTCCTCATCCTTTATACTCAGGATTTTCGCAAATCGAGGAAATTGACTTAAGTGATAACCAATTGACAGGCCAAATACCCGAATCACTTTTTCAGCTTGCAAACCTCCGGTTTCTGTATCTCCACTCAAATAAATTGATGGGTACAATAAAACTTAGCTCTATCTAG
- the LOC136460244 gene encoding uncharacterized protein — MDGADPTARDLWVAIEGIFHANQEPRAIFLLNEFHSMVQGDSTISAYYQRLKTKAAALRDVGHPIEDSAHDMLALKELRLANDEKTVTSTALLATAGFGCTSRGGCSALAATPTSGGAHNPHVTGYGSSNKGGSDGNSSGGKSKGKGRRAWNSSPAQQRSGVANASQLAGHNGQYRPMGPWICYNPWAPQGPPSAQQGGWRPGVLGAPPP, encoded by the exons ATGGACGGTGCCGATCCAACCGCCCGTGATCTGTGGGTGGCCATTGAGGGGATCTTCCATGCCAACCAGGAGCCACGCGCCATCTTCCTCCTCAACGAATTTCACTCCATGGTGCAAGGTGACAGCACCATCTCGGCGTACTACCAGCGGCTGAAGACCAAGGCCGCCGCTCTTCGTGACGTCGGCCATCCTATCGAGGACTC AGCCCATGACATGCTGGCACTTAAGGAGCTCCGTCTCGCCAACGATGAAAAGACGGTCACCAGCACCGCCCTCCTCGCCACCGCCGGGTTTGGCTGCACCAGCCGGGGCGGGTGTAGTGCTCTCGCTGCCACACCCACCTCTGGAGGTGCACACAACCCACATGTGACCGGCTACGGCAGCAGCAACAAGGGCGGCAGCGATGGCAACAGCAGCGGCGGCAAGAGCAAGGGCAAGGGCCGGCGTGCCTGGAACAGCAGCCCTGCGCAGCAGCGCAGCGGTGTTGCAAACGCATCCCAGCTGGCTGGCCACAATGGCCAATATCGACCCATGGGCCCCTGGATTTGCTACAATCCATGGGCGCCACAGGGCCCTCCTTCGGCTCAGCAGGGTGGCTGGCGCCCAGGCGTGCTTGGCGCCCCTCCTCCTTAG